From Mobula birostris isolate sMobBir1 chromosome 8, sMobBir1.hap1, whole genome shotgun sequence, the proteins below share one genomic window:
- the fbxo5 gene encoding F-box only protein 5, translated as MKCKWLIAHQVCPSSGGDSSLQNRSDTAVAACQKDVSPPCHSARLQRGSGTCSPGCVAQTPLSPAQGRDSLSGDSGYSSLLSVSSLAGEEDGSLTPKGGLGAERHQDRSPGAEEEAAPRSGAQEPSGEVPTPCQWHLLPALQVGRAACQNVRQAKGLHPGGCSPARGQVFPIDRLIGRKMGLQHVDIWAELWERGVPDILRRILRFLSPADLLCCFKVCKMWKRIICSDRRANQTLKKASRLQKMEASKRENVASRGTLVSIQHQSGDRVVTKLRPTRQPKVGGDSQKSIRHQQVVKTLRQDEVLKMCPLCSSPARFLHYQERAVCTSVFCAYDYCSLCLSSFHGSKSCIRHSFHSGLRAQAAAGSRRSKQNLRRL; from the exons CTCATCGCCCACCAGGTTTGCCCCAGCAGCGGAGGAGACAGCAGTCTGCAGAACAGAAGCGATACCGCGGTAGCTGCGTGCCAAAAGGACGTCAGCCCCCCATGCCACTCCGCCCGTCTGCAGCGTGGCAGTGGGACATGCTCTCCGGGGTGTGTAGCCCAGACACCGCTGAGCCCAGCCCAGGGAAGAGACTCCTTGTCCGGGGACAGTGGCTACTCCTCCCTGCTGAGCGTCTCCTCTCTGGCCGGCGAGGAGGACGGCAGCCTGACACCCAAGGGTGGTCTGGGAGCAGAGCGACACCAGGACCGGAGTCCGGGGGCCGAGGAGGAGGCCGCGCCCCGGAGTGGTGCTCAGGAGCCCAGTGGGGAGGTGCCGACACCTTGCCAGTGGCACCTGCTGCCCGCCCTGCAGGTGGGGAGGGCAGCGTGCCAAAACGTGAGGCAGGCCAAGGGTCTTCATCCTGGCGGCTGCTCCCCTGCTCGCGGCCAGGTCTTCCCTATTGACCGCCTCATCGGCCGGAAGATGGGCCTACAGCACGTGGACATCTGGGCCGAGCTGTGGGAGAGGGGCGTCCCAGACATCCTGAGACGAATCCTGCGTTTTCTGTCCCCTGCTGACCTACTCTG CTGCTTCAAGGTGTGCAAGATGTGGAAGAGAATCATCTGTAGCGACAGAAGAGCAAACCAGACCCTCAAGAAGGCTTCTCGTTTACAAAAA ATGGAAGCCTCCAAACGCGAGAACGTAGCGTCACGCGGCACTCTCGTGTCCATCCAGCACCAGAGCGGGGATAGGGTTGTGACTAAGTTGCGGCCCACTCGTCAGCCCAAGGTTGGCGGTGACTCCCAGAAAAGTATCCGGCACCAGCAG GTGGTGAAGACCTTGAGGCAGGATGAGGTGCTGAAGATGTGCCCACTCTGCTCGTCTCCCGCCAGGTTCCTGCACTACCAGGAGCGGGCAGTGTGCACCAGTGTTTTCTGTGCCTATGACTACTGTTCCCTGTGCCTGAGTTCCTTCCACGGCTCCAAGTCCTGCATCCGGCACAGTTTCCACAGCGGCTTGCGGGCACAGGCAGCTGCGGGAAGCAGGCGGAGCAAGCAAAACCTGCGGAGACTCTGA